In a genomic window of Magnolia sinica isolate HGM2019 chromosome 16, MsV1, whole genome shotgun sequence:
- the LOC131229365 gene encoding splicing factor U2af large subunit B isoform X3 gives MSEYSGRYDGNGDGYNEYGPSPPHRGDDHSDSKSQHGSHGSRERERDSRRSRDREREKDKDRDRDRDRDRDRDRDRDRHHRDHHRHSSDRRDRGRDDPDYHRSRDYDRHGISYAYRHRDYERDREGRHRHRSHSPSRSKSDHRSRSRSRSRSKSKRISGFDMAPPPSALLAGPAAAAAGQLTGTMPTIPGMFPNMFPLAPGQFGALPVMPVQAMTQQATRHARRVYVGGLSPTANEQSVATFFSQVMSAIGGNTAGPGDAVVNVYINHEKKFAFVEMRSVEEASNAMALDGIIFEGAPVKVRRPSDYNPSLAAALGPSQPNPNLNLAAVGLTPGSAGGLEGPDRIFVGGLPYYFTEAQIRELLESFGPLRGFDLVKDRETGNSKGYAFCVYQDLSVTDIACAALNGIKMGDKTLTVRRANQGASQPKPEQESVLLQAQQQVALQRLVFQAGALPTKVICLTQVVSADELKDDEEYEDIMEDMRGEGGRFGTLVNIVIPRPNPNGEPAPGVGKVVFEEYNILPSRMGFAPFRCGPHS, from the exons atgtcaGAGTACAGCGGAAGATACGACGGCAACGGTGACGGATACAACGAGTACGGTCCGTCTCCTCCACACAGAGGCGACGATCACAGCGATTCCAAATCCCAG CATGGTTCTCATGGTTCCCGTGAACGTGAAAGAGATTCTCGGAGAAGCAGGGACAGGGAAAGAGAAAAGGATAAGGACAGGGACAGGGACAGGGATAGGGATAGGGATCGGGACAGAGATCGTGATCGTCACCATAGAGATCACCACAGGCATAGCAGTGATAGAAGAGACCGGGGGcgagatgatcctgattatcaccGGAGTCGAGATTATGACAG GCATGGGATTTCATATGCTTACAGGCACAGGGATTATGAAAGAGACCGAGAGGGGCGCCATAGGCACAGGTCTCATTCTCCTTCAAGGAGTAAATCTGATCATAGATCAAGGTCTCGGTCTCGTTCACGATCAAAAAG CAAGCGAATTAGTGGTTTTGACATGGCGCCCCCCCCATCTGCACTATTGGCTGgccctgctgctgccgctgcag GTCAGCTGACTGGGACTATGCCAACCATTCCTGGAATGTTTCCAAATATGTTTCCATTAGCTCCTGGGCAG TTTGGAGCTCTCCCTGTGATGCCAGTCCAGGCAATGACCCAACAG GCTACTCGACATGCTCGGCGTGTGTACGTAGGAGGTCTTTCCCCTACTGCTAACGAACAG TCTGTAGCGACCTTTTTCAGCCAGGTTATGTCTGCCATTGGAGGAAATACTGCTGGCCCAG GTGATGCAGTTGTTAATGTATACATAAACCATGAAAAGAAATTTGCATTTGTGGAGATGAGATCTGTTGAAGAAGCCAGTAATGCAATGGCCTTGGATGGCATCATATTTGAG GGGGCGCCTGTAAAGGTGAGGAGGCCCAGTGACTACAACCCTTCTCTTGCTGCAGCACTTGGCCCAAGCCAGCCCAACCCCAATCTGAACCTGGCTGCAGTTGGCTTAACGCCTGGTTCTGCTGGTGGACTCGAGGGACCTGATCGCATCTTTGTTGGAGGACTACCATATTACTTCACTGAAGCACAGATTAGGGAGCTCTTGGAATCGTTTGGGCCCCTCAGGGGTTTTGATCTTGTCAAGGACAGAGAAACAGGAAACTCGAAAGGCTATGCATTTTGTGTTTACCAAGACCTCTCCGTCACAGATATTGCATGTGCAGCTCTTAATGGCATCAAGATGGGAGACAAGACTCTCACCGTTCGGCGTGCAAACCAGGGTGCTTCCCAGCCTAAACCGGAACAGGAGAGTGTGCTATTACAGGCTCAACAGCAGGTAGCTTTACAG AGGCTCGTGTTCCAAGCAGGTGCCCTTCCAACGAAAGTCATCTGCTTAACACAGGTGGTTAGTGCAGATGAGTTGAAAGATGATGAGGAATATGAGGATATAATGGAAGACATGAGAGGAGAAGGCGGAAGATTTG GTACATTGGTGAACATTGTCATCCCACGGCCAAATCCAAATGGCGAACCAGCTCCAGGAGTTGGAAAG GTTGTGTTTGAAGAGTACAATATTCTGCCAAGCAGGATGGGATTTGCGCCTTTCAGATGTGGGCCTCACAGCTGA